The Montipora capricornis isolate CH-2021 chromosome 3, ASM3666992v2, whole genome shotgun sequence genome window below encodes:
- the LOC138043139 gene encoding uncharacterized protein: MKKEMTELDNKIKLLKLKIAKTEEIILKRDRQALERLQLSISSLASAVDELKLKIEEGKIGKGESEEEIALWGEEIEDNLERADNTTRRIHDAIKALDLEEQEREAMEKHKKNMEFERQLLEQREEFEKAREHEKAAALESAKSSVAAKLPKLSITKFSGKVEDWLPFWGKFKSEIDSSNLAKLTKFGYLKELLEKHVRNDIEGLPFTDDGYDNAKAILEAEYGQPADIVNAYVKNIMELPVITGVNPRRVKEFYKQLRYNVQSLDTLERLGDVKGNVRSTLDKLKGVKADLVRGNEGWRDWDFKGLLRTDINPVEEGMAERVSVKGILNPKQTMPTRVLKTHSQQETRTGNQQCVYCEDQNHRSVNCTKVTETGERCRILSEKRLCYNCTGGKHRADECKSRLRCPKCSRKHHTSICSTHENDFNPLLIAAGMPNARVTYPVVVVEVEGVKCRALLDTGAGSSYASAALLTRISTRKRTKEVRKIEMLLGTSTREVELVTIEIGDVTGKFAMPVEVTKVDKEELLFIDNPNYEETIAKNPHLSGVVMNDQDRKSRLPVHLILGAGEYPKLKTESAPKIGEPGEPVAELTKFGWIIMSPGKEPLDITNMLLTQTSHEDYEELCRLDVLGLSDTPTNDQRNVYTEFQEQLTRDEEGWYETGLPWRGNHPVLPNNREGSLRRLASLNRKLKRQNLTSAYEEIIEEQREAGMVEKADGHCVGDREFYIPHKPVVRATAESTKLRIVYDASARAFDGAPSLNDCLHAGPPLQNKLWSVLVRGRFNPVAVSGDLQKAFLQVRIKEADRDAMRFHWRRDEHSPLTTLRFTRALFGLTSSPFLLGGVIEAHLSNWEEKEPEVVTKTRKELYVDDLISGSITVHKAREVNDKATVVFRDACFKLHKWHSNAPELEADQSSAEDAEEATYPSNSWAPHEETCQEYSDSLGTRNETQSA; encoded by the coding sequence ATGAAAAAGGAGATGACAGAATTGGACAACAAAATAAAGCTACTCAAGCTGAAGATCgctaaaacagaagaaatcaTCCTTAAACGAGACCGACAAGCCTTGGAGCGACTTCAGCTATCAATATCAAGTCTTGCGAGTGCGGTGGATGAATTAAAGTTAAAAATCGAGGAGGGGAAAATCGGCAAAGGCGAGAGCGAAGAAGAAATCGCGCTATGGggtgaagaaattgaagacaACCTTGAGAGAGCTGATAACACGACAAGAAGAATTCATGACGCGATAAAAGCCCTAGATCTCGAAGAGCAAGAGCGCGAGGCGATGGAGAAACACAAGAAGAACATGGAGTTTGAGCGGCAACTACTAGAGCAAAGGGAAGAATTCGAGAAAGCACGCGAACACGAGAAAGCGGCCGCTCTTGAATCGGCAAAATCATCTGTGGCGGCGAAACTACCAAAGTTATCGATCACAAAATTCAGCGGTAAAGTTGAAGATTGGCTACCCTTCTGGGGAAAATTCAAGTCCGAAATAGACTCCTCAAACCTGGCAAAGCTTACTAAATTCGGGTACTTGAAGGAACTCCTCGAAAAGCATGTGAGGAACGACATCGAGGGATTGCCCTTCACAGATGACGGTTACGACAACGCAAAAGCAATTCTCGAAGCAGAATATGGGCAGCCTGCAGATATCGTAAATGCGTATGTGAAGAACATAATGGAACTGCCGGTTATTACTGGAGTAAATCCGAGGAGAGTGAAGGAATTCTACAAGCAACTTCGCTACAACGTGCAAAGCTTGGACACGCTTGAGCGGCTCGGGGATGTTAAAGGAAATGTGCGTTCTACTTTAGACAAATTGAAAGGCGTGAAAGCTGATCTGGTGCGTGGAAATGAAGGCTGGAGAGACTGGGATTTCAAAGGTCTTTTGAGAACAGACATCAATCCTGTCGAGGAAGGCATGGCAGAAAGGGTCTCGGTTAAAGGAATATTAAATCCAAAGCAAACAATGCCCACGCGTGTACTCAAAACCCATTCACAGCAAGAAACACGAACCGGAAACCAGCAATGTGTTTACTGCGAAGATCAAAATCATCGATCAGTCAACTGCACAAAGGTCACCGAGACGGGGGAGAGGTGTAGGATACTTTCGGAGAAAAGGCTGTGCTATAACTGCACCGGCGGAAAGCATCGCGCGGATGAATGTAAAAGTAGATTACGATGCCCGAAATGTAGCCGCAAACACCACACCTCCATTTGTAGCACCCACGAAAATGACTTCAATCCTCTCCTGATCGCAGCTGGAATGCCGAACGCGCGCGTGACATATCCTGTTGTAGTTGTAGAGGTCGAGGGTGTGAAATGTCGAGCATTGTTGGACACGGGCGCGGGAAGTTCGTACGCATCTGCAGCGCTGTTAACTCGAATTTCCACGAGAAAACGTACCAAAGAAGTCAGGAAAATCGAGATGCTGTTAGGAACGTCAACCCGAGAAGTGGAACTGGTTACAATCGAGATTGGTGACGTCACCGGAAAATTCGCAATGCCTGTAGAAGTCACGAAAGTGGACAAAGAGGAATTACTTTTCATTGACAATCCGAATTACGAGGAAACTATTGCCAAGAACCCACACCTGTCAGGAGTGGTTATGAATGATCAAGACAGGAAGAGTCGTCTTCCAGTACATCTTATTCTCGGTGCCGGAGAGTATCCAAAATTAAAAACCGAGAGTGCACCGAAAATCGGGGAACCTGGTGAGCCTGTCGCTGAGCTAACGAAATTCGGTTGGATCATCATGTCACCGGGCAAAGAACCTCTGGACATAACAAACATGTTATTGACGCAGACATCACACGAGGATTACGAGGAACTTTGCCGTCTAGATGTGCTTGGCCTGTCAGACACACCCACGAACGACCAGAGAAACGTGTACACCGAATTCCAAGAGCAACTTACTCGAGATGAGGAAGGCTGGTACGAGACTGGTCTGCCCTGGCGCGGAAATCACCCAGTGTTACCAAACAACAGAGAGGGAAGTTTGAGACGACTTGCAAGTTTAAACAGAAAACTCAAGCGCCAGAACCTTACATCTGCATATGAAGAGATCATTGAAGAACAAAGGGAAGCAGGCATGGTGGAGAAAGCAGACGGGCATTGTGTTGGTGATCGAGAATTCTACATACCGCACAAGCCGGTTGTGCGAGCTACAGCAGAGTCAACAAAATTACGAATAGTCTACGATGCATCTGCGAGGGCTTTCGATGGTGCCCCTTCGCTGAATGATTGTTTGCATGCAGGCCCGCCCCTTCAAAACAAACTTTGGAGCGTTCTCGTTAGAGGGCGTTTCAACCCTGTGGCTGTTTCTGGCGATCTCCAGAAAGCGTTTCTTCAAGTGAGAATTAAAGAAGCTGACCGTGATGCAATGCGCTTTCATTGGCGTCGAGACGAACATTCACCTTTAACGACTCTGCGATTCACCAGGGCGCTTTTTGGACTCACTTCCTCTCCTTTTCTTCTTGGGGGAGTCATCGAGGCACACCTTAGCAACTGGGAGGAGAAAGAGCCAGAAGTAGTGACAAAAACACGCAAAGAGCTGTACGTTGATGATTTAATCTCAGGATCAATCACTGTGCACAAGGCCAGAGAAGTGAACGACAAAGCAACGGTTGTCTTCCGAGATGCATGTTTTAAGCTCCACAAATGGCACTCCAATGCGCCTGAACTAGAAGCAGATCAGTCTTCAGCTGAAGATGCAGAAGAAGCAACCTATCCAAGCAACAGTTGGGCGCCCCACGAGGAAACATGTCAAGAATACTCGGACTCCCTTGGAACAAGAAACGAGACACAGTCAGCGTAG
- the LOC138040224 gene encoding LOW QUALITY PROTEIN: uncharacterized protein (The sequence of the model RefSeq protein was modified relative to this genomic sequence to represent the inferred CDS: inserted 1 base in 1 codon; substituted 1 base at 1 genomic stop codon), producing the protein MSNPPPETASFQPQQIDFSNSETISLISSLLDSKLQKTFGDFKRSLDEREVETRRELKKLKTDSKAASSLQFKGNRIQFEFNTQLLDCLDLAISNLSAGNLLAVQEHLQKAKSDLEKRIKLIHFADKSPAGWAAVEEYESDELAENSEDEKKLRAAERRAFTKIKQKSSGKSRVSRFSNAAKFRDFQAVQVPGSSTSAVTSFPFSAHRSYFHQPFRAARHVQPSDICFNXQSARTLVXFASLSFVLQNKS; encoded by the exons ATGTCTAATCCACCGCCGGAAACTGCATCATTCCAACCTCAACAGATAGACTTTTCTAATTCCGAGACGATCTCGCTGATTTCTTCCCTTCTTGATTCGAAGTTGCAGAAAACATTTGGCGATTTCAAGCGCTCCTTGGACGAACGCGAGGTGGAAACTCGGCGAGAactaaagaaattgaaaacagacTCTAAGGCAGCTAGTTCACTTCAatttaaaggtaacagaatccaGTTTGAGTTTAATACACAGCTCCTTGACTGCCTTGATCTGGCTATCTCTAATCTGTCCGCGGGAAACCTGCTGGCTGTTCAAGAACATCTCCAAAAGGCCAAGTCTGACCTTGAGAAACGCATTAAGTTGATCCACTTTGCTGATAAAAGTCCCGCTGGCTGGGCTGCAGTTGAAGAATATGAGTCCGACGAACTCGCTGAAAATTCGGAAGACGAGAAGAAACTTCGGGCAGCTGAGCGTCGTGCGTTTACCAAGATTAAGCAGAAGTCTTCCGGCAAATCTCGTGTTTCAAGGTTCTCAAATGCTGCTAAATTCCGAGATTTTCAGGCTGTACAAGTCCCTGGATCTTCGACTTCTGCTGTTACGTCTTTTCCATTTTCTGCTCACCGCTCTTATTTTCATCAGCCCTTTCGTGCCGCCCGACACGTCCAGCCTTCTGACATCTGCTTTA CTCAATCAGCGAGGACACTGGTCTAATTCGCCAGCCTGTcctttgttctacaaaacaagaGCTAG
- the LOC138043137 gene encoding beta-1,3-galactosyltransferase 1-like: MVGKRTTKKISLALFLGVATWVSLQLRYLWRNRFSLPALGEEVDRQLQRIESRKLKTNAETSTGSLTTTFNSPHIKHRTFLITKRPCMQHYDLLMITSSAPGNFKRRNTIRKTWAFDRAFQPRWTTVFLVAQTRDEVVSDALLKEDEAHKDLVRASFYEHYWNQTRKVQMGFEWAVTYCNFSFLLKLDDDVFVHIPRVLSFVSSPNTPKKKLYAGNHYTNNTPFRGGKWKVTYEEYNQTKYPDFCPGFGYILSQDVVSAFVDTFSSLPFFRLDDVYVGMLADKNGISVTNNKGFEVWHPPKLVCVPTNYTLVRHDVGEECQMKMFKTVLFKIVLNTSNFP, from the coding sequence atgGTTGGAAAACGGACTACTAAAAAGATTTCGTTAGCCTTATTCCTTGGGGTGGCAACTTGGGTATCTCTCCAGCTACGTTATCTATGGAGGAATCGCTTCTCCCTTCCCGCTTTAGGAGAGGAAGTCGATCGACAGCTGCAGAGGATCGAATCACGAAAACTAAAAACAAACGCGGAAACGTCAACGGGATCATTAACAACAACTTTTAATTCGCCGCATATTAAGCACAGAACATTTCTTATAACCAAGAGACCTTGTATGCAACATTACGATCTTCTTATGATTACCTCATCCGCTCCAGGTAATTTTAAAAGAAGGAATACTATTCGCAAGACTTGGGCTTTTGACAGAGCCTTTCAACCAAGATGGACAACGGTTTTTCTCGTCGCTCAAACACGTGATGAAGTGGTATCAGACGCATTgttaaaagaagatgaagctcATAAAGACCTTGTGCGAGCTAGCTTTTACGAACACTACTGGAATCAAACTCGAAAGGTACAAATGGGCTTCGAATGGGCAGTAACGTATTGCAATTTCTCGTTTCTTTTGAAGTTAGACGACGACGTTTTTGTGCATATTCCAAGAGTTCTTTCCTTCGTGAGTTCGCCCAACACGCCGAAGAAAAAGCTTTACGCTGGCAATCACTACACAAATAATACTCCTTTTAGGGGAGGAAAATGGAAAGTAACTTACGAAGAATATAATCAGACAAAGTATCCGGATTTTTGTCCCGGCTTTGGATATATTTTATCTCAAGACGTTGTAAGTGCATTTGTCGACACGTTCTCTTCTTTACCGTTCTTTCGACTGGATGATGTTTACGTTGGCATGCTAGCAGATAAAAACGGAATAAGTGTCACGAACAATAAAGGATTTGAAGTATGGCACCCACCTAAACTTGTTTGTGTTCCAACAAATTATACTTTAGTTAGGCATGATGTGGGAGAAGAGTGCCAGATGAAAATGTTCAAGACAGTCCTATTCAAAATCGTACTAAATACAAGCAATTTTCCATAA